In Mytilus galloprovincialis chromosome 1, xbMytGall1.hap1.1, whole genome shotgun sequence, the following are encoded in one genomic region:
- the LOC143065209 gene encoding alpha-L-fucosidase-like: MAALYLFLLFYCTLLTFGQRYQPTWDSLESRPLPDWYDEAKLGIFMHWGVFSVPSYNAVWFWNNWKNGNRDIVNFMKRNYRPNFTYADFAADFKAEFYDPKRWAAILEASGAKYVVLVSKHHEGFTNWPSNYSWNWNSYDVGPYRDLVGELADAIRNTTNLRFGLYHSLFEWYNPLYLRDKANNFTTQDFVKFKSMPELYELVNRYKPEVVWSDGAWEAPDTYWTSKEFLAWLYNDSPVKDTVVTNDRWGKGDICHHGGYFTCTDKYLPTTLQKRKFENAMTIDKNHWGFRRNARIEDFFSARELIATFAQTVSCGGNMLMNVGPTSYGTIQPVYEERLLQFGKWMRINGEAIYSSKPWTVQQDNATRACWYTMKKTETATNVYAIILDWSDTNYLYLNAPITSSSTLITMLGFQDYNFSYSKVQPSGVNITLPNISFSKIPSTDAWVFKMTDISN; the protein is encoded by the coding sequence atgGCTGCTCTATATCTGTTCCTGCTATTTTATTGCACTTTATTAACGTTCGGCCAGAGATATCAACCAACCTGGGACTCCCTAGAAAGCCGACCCCTTCCGGACTGGTACGACGAAGCAAAACTTGGCATATTTATGCACTGGGGAGTTTTCTCTGTTCCTAGTTACAATGCAGTATGGTTCTGGAATAATTGGAAAAATGGAAACCGAGACATTGTCAATTTTATGAAGCGGAACTATCGCCCTAATTTTACATATGCCGACTTTGCAGCAGACTTCAAAGCAGAATTTTATGATCCTAAAAGATGGGCTGCAATACTAGAAGCCTCTGGTGCTAAATATGTTGTTTTAGTTTCAAAACATCACGAAGGATTTACCAATTGGCCGTCTAATTATTCTTGGAACTGGAATTCTTATGACGTCGGTCCATACAGGGACCTGGTGGGGGAACTTGCTGATGCTATTCGCAATACAACAAATCTGCGATTTGGACTGTATCATTCTCTGTTTGAATGGTACAACCCACTATATCTTAGAGACAAAGCAAACAATTTTACAACACAAGATTTTGTGAAATTTAAATCGATGCCTGAATTATATGAGCTTGTGAATAGATATAAACCCGAAGTAGTTTGGTCGGACGGAGCATGGGAAGCACCGGACACCTATTGGACGTCAAAGGAATTCTTAGCTTGGCTGTACAATGACAGCCCAGTAAAGGACACGGTTGTCACTAATGACCGCTGGGGCAAAGGCGACATATGTCATCATGGTGGATACTTCACGTGCACTGATAAATACCTTCCTACAACTCTTCAGAAAAGAAAGTTCGAAAATGCAATGACAATAGACAAAAACCATTGGGGCTTCCGACGAAATGCACGGATAGAGGACTTTTTTTCAGCACGAGAACTAATTGCAACATTCGCACAAACTGTAAGCTGTGGAGGTAATATGCTTATGAACGTTGGACCAACTAGTTATGGAACTATACAACCAGTTTATGAAGAAAGACTTCTACAGTTTGGAAAATGGATGAGAATAAATGGCGAAGCTATTTATAGTTCAAAACCGTGGACAGTTCAACAAGACAATGCCACTAGGGCATGTTGGTATACAATGAAAAAGACTGAAACAGCAACAAATGTTTATGCAATCATATTGGATTGGTCAGATACaaattatttgtatttgaatGCACCTATCACTAGTAGCAGCACATTGATAACAATGTTAGGGTTTCAAGATTATAACTTTAGTTATTCAAAAGTGCAAccgtctggtgtaaatataacATTGCCAAATATATCTTTTTCGAAGATACCAAGCACTGATGCTTGGGTTTTTAAGATGACTGATATATCGAATTAG